A region of the Dromaius novaehollandiae isolate bDroNov1 chromosome W, bDroNov1.hap1, whole genome shotgun sequence genome:
CATTTCTTAGCTAACGAGAtgattttatgcaaatgcctaaatgttgtactctggaatgtgttctgctaataatTGACACGTTCTCCGGCTGGGTGGAAGCTTACCCTTCTAAACGCGATGATGCTACCAGAAGagcgaaaaagctgctgaaagaatttgttccccggtttggaccacctgtggtaattgagagtgaccgAGGCACTCACTGTGCGGCACTGATCATTTGCGatgcgtgcaaagctttaagtactgaacagcaattgcactgtgtgcatcacctgcaatcaagggggcctgtggaatgaaagaataccgatgtgaagacctgcattgcaaaaatgggtgcagaaactaaCCTCAAGCGGCCAGAGGCCCTCCCGATCCCACTGATGCATAGTTGAAACACGGCAAACGGAAAACATGGACTCTCACCATATCAAATCCTCACGGGAAGGCCTACGCTGCGGCCACCCACACCTCCAGCTGAACCAAGAAACCTGATGTGAGAAGACTATCAACTGTCCGATTATTGTAGCGAGACCGACTCCGTTTTGCCAGTTGCTGCCATCTTGGCAGCAAGCAGGGGCGAACTCGTGAGCCTTGTGTGCATCCTTGAACCCCGTGGAGCAGCGAGGCAAGACTGGATGGAGCCAGGTGGTAGTTGAAGCGGTCGCTAgtggaaaaaacccccactctctcagctcctccctgtaCGTATAGCCAATGAGACGATGACGGACAGCGGCTATACCTCCCGAAAGGATGTCTAGAAGCTGAAAGGAAATTGCTGCGAGTAGAGTTTtctaggacagctctggtgccctgacggctcctccaggagctggcatcatgtggcaggaccacaggctgctgccctcaAAGGCCAGGGGCCACCTCAAAGGTGGTTTGGTCCAGGTGGTTGGCACCAGTTTGGTCTGTAGCGGAGCCACCGTGAGCCACACGGCAGAGTGAGGGGGGCCGGGCTGGTCCCCGCCTGGGAGTCGGTCTCACTACTGTTGATGCTCTTGTGCTTCCACGTTgccccctgggaggcttctccagcCTCGCTCTCCTCCATACTGCATGCTCGTGAGCTCATGGATGTCTCCTTGCTCCTTCCGCAGCGTCTTCATCTCGTGTTGGGATTGACCAGTGGGGAGCGTGGTATTTTTGCGTCACTTGATACATCCTGATGCACAGCCATGACTAAGCCTTCCAAGAACACGCCTAATTATAATGATCAGAGCTCCTCTAATCACTAATCTTAGAGTCCTCTTCACCATTCATCAACCCATCCTCCTCGGTTAGACACCCGTCGCCACCAGTCGAGTGGCTGCTCCACTGTCAGCGTGCCTCGTCCTTGTAGGTCTGCATGGATCTTGGCAAAGTCAGGCTCAACTCTCTGATcctgctccacagaaaagcaacagctttcattcactaaagcacaaattcctccttgagaagctagcagaaagtccagggcaatgccagggctctgccccaccaccccactaaaagatggcatttcctgatgcagtgcctgcaaagcGTCTAAGGTTGAGTTGTCTATTTGTTGTGGTGGGGTCGAAGTATTAATTTGGCCTTCTCAGGTTGTTCCACACCTAAGCAGGGTATGAAGCATTGAACAACTTGATGGAATCGGGTTAGTCTTTGAACCCAAGGGTCACTGACAGTTCGCTTCTGTCGCAGGGGATCATGGTCGTCTATTCTGAGGCACTTTAATTGCTAAAGCCCTGAACAGTGGGCACGAGGTAGCCAGTGGATGCTGCCGCATTAGTTGGACAGCCGTTGATGTACACGTGTTTTCCTGCATACGATTGGCCCCACACTGGTTGGGTACTCGGCCCTCTCCCGTCAGCCACCAGGTTCCGTCATCTACTGTGACTCTATACACGGGTTGGGGAGTTTGGCTTTTCGTTAGCAAGTCTTCCTCTGTCCTGGAGCCATTGGGATGTGACAGAGTCACTGAGCCGTTGTCAAAGATACGTAACCCAAACTGGCAATGGGATATATTCATCGTCCCCACAGAAAGGCCTAACATTCACAGCCTGACTCCGGGGGGGACACCAGACGGCGTTGTCATAGGGTGTTACTGAATGGCGATAGAACATGTCCTTGGGAACCGTGGCTGTCTGGGAGTTAGAGAAGCTGTGCGTGTCATGaaacttctgcctccagctgttaTTATCAGGGAATGGGAGGGCTGGCATCTCCCCAGGGGTGCCGAGAGGAGCATGAGCGCAGAACCAACCTTGTGACTGGTTTGTGGGCTCGGCCAGCCCTTGCATCCATCGGACCACCATGTTGTCATACCATCCTAGGTGTGCTGAGGTGGAGCTCAGGTAGATTGTGAAGCCTACCAAAAGTAGCCACCTCTTCACAACGGGCACCATTTAGACTTTACGCAGTGCAATAGCAGGGACCGCAGACGCCGCCAAGACACACGCTCTTTCAAAGGGCATGCTACTCCGTGGCTCGCTCTTGCCTGCAACAATGTGAAGAGGACTCACAGGTTCTTTAAGGCCTGAGTTAATATCATGGGGTTTGAGAGGCTGAGGAACTGGAAGTCATGTCTGCATTACAGTGGGGTTCCTGATCTGATTGCTCGTGCTCAGAAGAGAGGTTGGTGGGGCTGGGTTCTGCAGGTGCTGCTACTCTCTTGCAGTGGGACGCAGGTATCCAAGAGGGCAGTCCTTTGTAGCGTACAGCAGGCTTGGGGATTAATAAGATCTGGTAAGATCCCTGCCGTCAGGGCTGGAGAGCGTTCTTTCTCTGGTGTCCTTGCACACATACCCAGTCACCGGGTTGTCAGGGGTGGCAGGGCTCAGCTGCGGGTTCTGGAAGAGCGTCATGCACCCCTGGGTGTATAAACCTAAAACTCTCACTTAGTTTGCTACAGTAATCGGACAGTTGATCGTCCTCTCACATCAGGTTTCCTGGTTCAGTTGGAGGTGTGGGTGGCCGCAGCGTAGGCCTTCCCGTGAGGATTTGATATGGTGAGAGTCCATGTTTTCCGTTTGCCGTGTTTCAACTATGCATCAGTGGGATCGGGAGGGCCTCTGGCCGCTTGAGGttagtttctgcacccatttttgcaatgcaggtcttCACATCGGCAGTTGTGCAGTTGCAGGACAACATCCCTCAAATCAAGAAGGACATTTGGTTGCGGCATCACTGTTCTTTGCACACTGACACTCTTGGGCGCTCCCTGGACGGCTCCCTGGTTGCGCCTTGGAGTCTCTCCTGCCTTACCTTGCTTGCCTGGCCCAAGATTGGCTTGCACCATTCTTTCCCTCAGGTTCACAAGAATAGTGTAGTACTTGTCCTGTTGGTTTAGCCCACAACGTGGGAAACAGACCATCCCTTCAGCTCAACCCAGGCCCCATGGACCATTTCTTAGCTAACGAgttgattttatgcaaatgcctaaatgttgtactctggaatgtgttctgctaataatTGACACGTCCTCCGGCTGGGTGGAAGCTTACCCTTCTAAACGCGATGACGCTACCAGAAGagcgaaaaagctgctgaaagaatttgttccccggtttggaccacctgtggtaattgagagtgaccgAGGCACTAACTGTGCGGCACTGATCATTTGTAatgcgtgcaaagctttaagtactgaacagcaattgcactgtgtgcatcacccgcaatcaagggggcctgtggaatgaaagaatgccgatgtgaagacctgcattgcaaaaatgggtgcagaaactaaCCTCAAGTGGCCAGAGGCCCTCCCGATCCCACTGATGCATAGTTGAAACACGGCACACTGAAAACATGGACTCTCACCATATCAAATCAGGCAAGAGCGAGCCACGGAGTAGCATGCCCTTTGAAAGAGCGTGTGTCTTGGCGGTGTCTGCGGTCCCTGCTATTGCACTGCGTAAAGTCTAAATGGTGCCCGTTGTGAAGAGGTGGCTACTTTTGGTAGGCTTCACAATCTACCTGAGCTCCACCTCAGCACACCTAGGATGGTATGACAACATGGTGGTCCGATGGATGCAAGGGCTGGCCGAGCCCACAAACCAGTCACAAGGTTGGTTCTGCGCTCATGCTCCTCTCGGCACCCCTGGGGAGATGCCAGCCCTCCCATTCCCTGATAAtaacagctggaggcagaagtttCATGACACGCACAGCTTCTCTAACTCCCAGACAGCCACGGTTCCCAAGGACATGTTCTATCGCCATTCAGTAACACCCTATGACAACGCCGTCTGGTGTCCCCCCCGGAGTCAGGCTGTGAATGTTAGGCCTTTCTGTGGGGACGATGAATATATCCCATTGCCAGTTTGGGTTACGTATCTTTGACAACGGCTCAGCGACTCTGTCACATCCCAATGGCTCCAGGACAGAGGAAGACTTGCTAACGAAAAGCCAAACTCCCCAACCCGTGTATAGAGTCACAGTAGATGACGGAACCTGGTGGCTGACGGGAGAGGGCCGAGTACCCAACCAGTGTGGGGCCAATCGTATGCAGGAAAACACGTGTACATCAACGGCTGTCCAACTAATGCGGCAGCATCCACTGGCTACCTCATGCCCACTGTTCAGGGCTTTAGCAATTAAAGTGCCTCAGAATAGACGACCATGATCCCCTGCGACAGAAGCGAACTGTCAGTGACCCTTGGGTTCAAAGACTAACCCGATTCCATCAAGTTGTTCAATGCTTCATACCCTGCTTAGGTGTGGAACAACCTGAGAAGGCCAAATTAATACTTCGACCCCACCACAACAAATAGACAACTCAACCTTAGACgctttgcaggcactgcatcaggaaatgccatcttttagtggggtggtggggcagagccctggcattgccctggactttctgctagcttctcaaggaggaatttgtgctttagtgaatgaaagctgttgcttttctgtggagcaggATCAGAGAGTTGAGCCTGACTTTGCCAAGATCCATGCAGGCCTACAAGGACGAGGCACGCTGACAGTGGAGCAGCCACTCGACTGGTGGCGACGGGTGTCTAACCAAGGAGGATGGGTTGATGAATGGTGAAGAGGACTCTAAGATTAGTGATTAGAGGAGCTCTGATCATTATAATTAGGCGTGTTCTTGGAAGGCTTAGTCATGGCTGTGCATCAGGATGTATCAAGTGACGCAAAAATACCACGCTCCCCACTGGTCAATCCCAACACGAGATGAAGGGAATCCGCAGACGAGTGTTGCAGACGCTGCGGAAGGAGCAAGGAGACATCCATGAGCTCACGAGCATGCAGTATGGAGGAGAGCGAGgctggagaagcctcccagggggcAACGTGGAAGCACAAGAGCATCAACAGTAGCGTGACTGACTCCGTTTTGCCGGTCGCTGCCATCTTGGGAGTGAACAGGGGCGAATTCGTGAGCCTTGTGTGCATCCTTGAACCCCGTGGAGCAGCGAGGCCAGACTGGATGGAGCCGGGTGGTAGTTGAAGCGGTCGCTAgtggaaaaaacccccactctctcagctcctccctgtaCGTATAGCCAATGAGACGATGACGGACAGCGGCTATACCTCCCGAAAGGATGTCTAGAAGCCGAAAGGAAATTGCTGCGAGTAGAGTTTtctaggacagctctggtgccctgacggctcctccaggagctggcatcatgtggcaggaccacaggctgCTGCACTCAAAGGCCAGGGGCCACCTCAAAGGTAGGAGACCTTTTAAACTTCTGCATCGGGAATTGGAGTGAGGACTGCCTCTAAGCTCCCAGGTGCTCACCAGACAAGCAAGGCTTCCTTTGTTTTAACGAGAGCCTGGAGGAGTGAGCGTGAGGGAGGTAAAGTAAGCTCGCTGTAAGAAAGGGGAGCCAAGGAATTCCTGGTTTTGCAAAGAGCAAGGTAAGGCCTGGAAATCCTTTGCTTTGGCATTATTGCAGGCTAAGGAGACGGGACCACCAAGAGCAGGCTtgctgccgcagcagctcccttAGTCAGTCATGAAGCAGGGGGATACTTTTGGTAGGCTTCACAAGCTACCTGAGCTCCGCCTAGGCACACCTAGGATGGTGCTACGCTCTTGCCAAGCTGGCTTTCAGTGGAGGAAAGCTGTTTGGTTTACAAAGAAATATCCCCGGTGTtttggaattttgtattttaatgctgaCAACTAATCATGGTAACGCagggcttttaaaaatggctttaattctGTAGTTCTAAAATTCTCCTTATGCCGTGTTTCTTGCTAGCCAGAGAGTCTGAAGCGACGCAGTCTTGCACCggcttttctcagctgttcttcagccatttcccgTGCTGTCACTCAGGCTCCCGCTGCCCTCAGGGAGCCCCGCAGAGGGAGGCGTTTCGGCTTCGGCAACACGGAGCCCCCGGCGCTTccccgggctccggctccggcgccctTTGTGGCGGGGGCTCGGCTGCCAGACGGCGtctccctcccccgccgcggggccgcgggggggttggggggggcgaAGCGacggcggcgcccgcgggcggctgcggcggctcgGCGGGTGCCGGGCCGGGGGTGGCGCCGTCGGGGGCCGGGACGGCGCGGAGCGACGAGAGCGGGCGGCCGTTTGCAGCAAAGCTTTATTGGGGGcggtgggggtggagggggcttcggcggcggggggcagcacCGCCCGCGGCTCCTCACTCCCTGCGCAGCGCCCGGCGGACGAAGACGTTGACGCCGACTctgcgggacggggcgggcggagcgcggtcagggcagaggcgcccggcggcagcgggcccgcagacgcggccgccgccgagggccctgcgccggctcccggccgcgccgcccgctccgcccggggCTCACCTGGTGGCTTTCCAGTCGTCGCCGAGGCTGCCGACCTGCTCTCGCAGGAGCCACATGGTCTTCAAAATTTCCCTCCCGTCCTTGTCCACGAAGCACTGGCCCACGAAGACAGCGACGGAGTCTGCAGAAGCGGGGGGGAGAGTGCGGAACGGAGGCGTGAGTCGCCCCGTGGGACGGGGGTGAAGCCCGTGCCCCGAAAGCCGCCCCTCCGCGGCCTCTCGCCCGGGCGTCGCTGCCCGCTGCGGGCGGGTGGCAGCGGGGAGGCAGTGGGGAGGCAGCGGGTTCGCCCCCGGGTcgctcccggcgccgcctccACACAGCGGGGCTCCGGGGTCGGCCGCTTATCTCTGGGCATCTTGGTGGCGTTTGGAGCAAGGAGGGAGCTCAGGAGACCTGCCCGCGGGTCCCATCGGCCGCGGCGCTTAGGGATGTCGCGGGGGAGGGCAGAGCACCACGGGGGCCatcgcagggcagggcagggcaggggaccaCGGGGGACTTCACGGGGAGGACAGCGGACCGTTGCGGACAACTCAGGGGAGGGACTCAACTGTTGGGAACATCACGGGAGAAGGCACAACACCATCGGGGACACCACAAGGGAGAGCAGGGACCGCCAGGGACATTGCAGCAGAGGGCACAACACTGATGGGGACATCGCAAGGGAGGGCAAGGGATGACAGGGGACATTGCAGGGGAGGACAGGGCACTGTTGGGGCCattgcagggagggcaggagaccgtcaaggacatcacaagggagggcagggggccatTGGGGATATcacagggaagggcaggggatCGCCAGGGACACCAcggggaggctggggaagggcaAAGCACCTGAGAAACTCCAGTTGACAGTGAAACCGAAggtgggctggttgctgttgtTCTCACGGTGCTGGGATCCCTGCAGCGGCGAAATCTTGATTTCACCGTTGCCAGCTGTCACGGCCGTGTGGTACGTGCCGGAGAACTCTCCTGCTTCATTCACAGAATTGATGGTCATATTGGAGCCCAGGTCATTGATCCAAAGTCCTGCCAGGACAcactgcaaagaaggaatcaGCATGGGGTGCCCGGCACCCAGCCCTAGGGGACAGCCAGCAGTGCCTGGCCGGGGCCGGTCCGGTCCGCAGGCACCTTTACCTTCcgctcagcagaggagctgggagtcACCAGCGCCAGGGCGAGCAGCAGGAGGATGGCAGCCACCTGCATGGTCTCTGCggctgggaggtgctggctgATGCCCGGGACGTGCTCCTCGCAGGGCTCTGTCCGGGTGCcggctccccctcctttttattgctgccggggctcccggtgccagctctgcccagacgTTGCATAACCTGGGTGTTTCCAAAGTTGTGGTTCTTAGCGATATGACAGGGCGATTGCATGCAGATGTTTCCAGCAGCTTGTATGGAGCCAGCTGCTCCTTGCTCGTGtgcccccagggcaggggccAGCCCAGCCCCCCGGGAGCAAGGCATACCGCTGGCTGTGCGCAGGCTCTCGCTCTGCCGTGTGGCTCATGGTGGCTCCACTACGGACCAAAGTGGTGCTTGCTTAAAGTCTTAGACCCCGATTCCCAGAGAAGAGCGGCTGTTGGGCCGGGGCCAGAGCTCTTGGGCTGCGCCAGGGAGGTGGGCATCGCTCTCGGGGTGCTGGGACTGCCACGCTGGAGGGTGCTGAGCGCCTGGGCAGGGGGATGGGGCTATCACAGGCTGTGTGCGACACACACCCGGCCCAGATGGACACCCCAAACTGACCCCCTGAGCCAGGGAA
Encoded here:
- the LOC135324217 gene encoding avidin-like, which codes for MQVAAILLLLALALVTPSSSAERKCVLAGLWINDLGSNMTINSVNEAGEFSGTYHTAVTAGNGEIKISPLQGSQHRENNSNQPTFGFTVNWSFSDSVAVFVGQCFVDKDGREILKTMWLLREQVGSLGDDWKATRVGVNVFVRRALRRE